The Paenibacillus pabuli DNA segment GTATTCGGTACATAATTGTATTGTTTGATAATACGCTCAATCTTCTGACGTGTATCTTCACTGACCGAGCCGCCATTGAGAAAACGGGAAACGGTGCTTTTGGCCACACCGGCCAATTGAGCGATATCGGAAATGGTTTTGTTCATAGTTACTCCTCTTGTCTACAGCTTGAATAAAAATGAGTGAAGCATCGTTCTTATTATACTTGGTTGATGTAGTTGTGGCGAATATCATTGTGATACAGTACAGCGTTATTGATTTGCGGCATCACTTCAATTCATTGCATGCAAAATGAGTACATGCTAGTATAACTTCAATTCATATCGTGCACGATGGAATATAAACAAAACAACAAACCATGTACAGGCTATGACGGAAAGAGTAAGCGGGATCTGGCGTTGATTACAGGGACGTGGTGCCAAAGACTGAGAGCACCCGAAGCAACCATCCGCTGAAGTTCACTCCCGAGCCGATTGCTGAAAAGCGGCTTCTTCGAGAGCCGGCTTCTAGGACAATCCGTTCCTTGCGTTAAAAGGTCAAAGTGAGAATCGGCATCCTTGCAGTCAGGCTGAACCGTTTCTAATTAGGGTGGTACCACGGCTTCTTCGTCCCTTGCGGATGAAGGGCTTTTTTTGTTTTTTAATAATAATGAATTCATAACCAACAACATAACAGAGGAGTGGTTGAACATGGATGAGAACAAAAATTTGGAATATTTACGTAGCCGACTGAATGAGATTAATCACGGTTTGCTTCACTTGTTGTCGGAGCGGGCTCAGATTACACAGGAAATCGGTCAGATCAAGGAAAAACAGGGCGTTCCCAAGTTTGATCCCGTTCGTGAAAAAGAAATGCTGGAAGAATTGACTGCAGCCAATCCCGGCCCTTTCCACGACGATGCCATCAAGCTGCTGTTCAAGCAGATTTTTCAGGCTTCCCTGCATCTGCAGGTCGACGAACACAAGAAACAGCTTCTCGTCAGCCGCAAAAACCAGCAGGAGGATACGATCGTCTCCATTGGTGACATCAAGGTTGGCGCGGGCAAACCAATTATGATTGCCGGGCCTTGTTCCGTGGAGAGTTACGAGCAAGTCCGTGAGGTTGCCAAGGCGTTGAAAGAAGCCGGAATCCCGGTTATGCGCGGTGGTGCATTTAAACCTCGTACCTCACCGTATGATTTTCAGGGGCTAGGGATTGAAGGGCTGAAAATTCTCAAGGAAGTGGCCGACGAGTTCGGGCTCAAGACGATCAGTGAGATTGTGCATCCAGGCCATATCGAGCTGGCAGGGGATTATATCGATGTGATCCAGATCGGTGCCCGAAACATGCAAAACTTTGAGTTGCTCAAAGCAGCGGGAGACGTTCATATTCCGGTTCTCCTTAAACGCGGTTTGGCGGCAACCATCGATGAATTCGTGCATGCTGCGGAGTATGTTGTGTCCCGCGGGAACAAACAAGTCATGCTGATTGAACGAGGTATTCGTACCTATGAAAAAGCCACGCGTAATACGCTCGATATCTCTGCTGTGCCTATTCTGAAACAGGAAACCCATCTTCCTGTTCTGGTGGATGTAACCCACTCTACCGGACGCAAAGATATTTTGGCACCGTGCGCCAAAGCGGCTCTGGCGGCGGGCGCCGATGGCGTTATGGTGGAAGTTCATCCGAATCCGGCGGTAGCGCTATCCGATAGTGCGCAGCAGTTGAACATTGAACAATTCCATCAGTTCCTCTCCTCTGTGAGACAATCGGGTTTATTGAACGATCAATAAACTAACGCTGAAGTGAACACGAGTTTTGATAAAAGCAAACCAAAAAGCCTGAAGGAATTGCCTCTTCATAGAAAATATGAACGGCATCCCTCAGGCATTTCTATCTAACTTTTTCTCATACCTCGATAATAATAGGCAGGATCATCGGTCTTCGTTTCGTCTGGGCGTAAATGTAATGCCCGATTTCGTCCTTGAGCTTCCTTTTGATCACATTCCACTGGTTTACTCCGGCTCCAGTCAATTCTTCCATTTTGGATAGCACCAGAGCGTGAATCTCCTGCATAAATTCTTCCGAATCCTTCACAAACACAAATCCTCTGGAAATAATCTCTGGAGATGTGACCATTTGCTTCTCCGTTTTGCTAAGGGTCGTCACAATGACCAGCATACCGTCTGATGATAGCTGTCTGCGGTCGCGAAGCACGATATTACCTACGTCACCCATAATCAAGCCGTCAACCAGACTATTGCCTGATGCAATTTTGGGTCCTGGTGATGCAACGCCGTCCTTGTACTGAATCATATCTCCATTATTCACGATGAATACGTGATCAGGGTCTATGCCAACCGATTCAGCCAGCAATCGGTGCTGATACAGCATGCGGAATTCGCCGTGGATGGGGACCAGATAATCCGGCTTCATCAGCGTCAGCATCAATTTGAGCTCTTCCTGACTTCCATGCCCCGACACATGCATGCCCCCTGACCCGCTCGAACCATATAGGACCCTTGCTCCCAGTACATACAGATTATCAATAACGTGAGCTAGATTGCGTTCGTTGCCCGGAATCGCTCCTGCCGCAATAATTACAGTGTCTCCTGCGGCCACTCTTACATGAGGGTGCTTACCTGTCGCTAACCGGGACAGGGCAGCCATAGGCTCGCCTTGGCTTCCCGTACAGAGAATGACCACTTGCTCCGGAGGAAATTGATCAACATCAATCGCTTCAATCAGCAGACCGTCAGGAACATCCAAGTATCCCAGTTCACTAGCAACAGACACGACGTTAACCATGCTTCTGCCCAGCAAGGCCAGTTTGCGGCCGGTTTCAAACGTGGCATTCACAATTTGCTGGACCCGGCTGACATTCGAAGCAAACGTGGAAATGAATATTTTTTCCTTGGCGCGAATAAATGCATCCAAAATCCGATCACCGACCACACGCTCCGAAGGAGTAAATCCAGGCCGTTCCGCGTTTGTACTCTCAGACAGCAGCAGATGAACGCCTTGTTTACCGATCTCCGCCATTCGATATAGATCAGGATATGGCCCATTTACAGGTGACATGTCAAACTTGAAATCGCCGGTATGTACCACATTTCCACCAGGTGTGCGGAAGAAGACGCCAAGGCAATCCGGGATGCTGTGGCTCGTTGCAAAAAAGGAAACGTCGATATCCCCCAGCATAACGGTGGAGTGAGCATCGATGGTATGAAGATCTGCGGTTCGCAGCATATTGTGCTCTTTCAATTTCAGTTCAATCAAACCTCGGGTAAGCCTGGATGCATATACGGGGATATTCATTTGTTTCAGAAAATAAGGTATGCCCCCAATGTGATCTTCATGTCCATGGGTAACGACAAGAGCTCTCACCTGGTCCAGATTCTCCAGCAAGTAGGAGACATCCGGAATAATCAGATCGATGCCGGGCAAGGTCTCATCCGGAAATTTGGAACCACAATCGATGACAATAATATCTTTATTGTACTGAATAATGTACATGTTCTTACCGATTTCATTTACGCCGCCAAGTGCGGCGACATACAATTTATTATTGGCGAGATTCAATTTCGATGCATCCTCCTTTTCGTTTTGCTGCTGTAAATGGGCTATTCTACAAGCCTGTTTGTGTATTTCTAGTATGCAATTTCTCGGTTCACTTATGCATCGTGTATGATAACCACGCCAAAAAGTCCGCAGGTGGAATGCTAGCTCCACTGCGGACTTTTTATCAGTCTAGGATGAAGTAATACAAGATTGCTTTACTAAGACAAGTTACACGAGCGACTTACCACGCTGCAGCAGCACATCTTCTTCATAGGTTTTGATCTCGGAGATCCATTTCTCACGAACAGGGACTCCCTGCTGAGCACAATAATAATCCCAGATTGCACCAAATGGATAGGATTTGAATTCTTCTGTTAGTGCAAGCCGTACCGTATAATCGCCCTCCAGCTCAGCCTCTTTCAATGCATCGACAGGCTCCAGCATGGCGCGCAGCAAGGCTTTGATCGTGTTGCGCGTACCTACAACCCAGGCAGCTACCCGATTGATGCTGGCATCAAAGAAATCGAGGCCAACATGCGTCGTAGGCAACAGGTTGTGACGAACAAGTTCACGTGCAATTTCCAGCAGCTCATCATCCATAATGACGACATGGTCACTGTCCCAGCGCATCGGACGGCTTACATGCAGCAGAATACCACTTGTAAACAGCGCAAGGGAAGACAGCTTGTTGGAGATGACCTCTGTAGGATGGAAGTGCCCTGCATCCAGGCAGATCAGTGTATCATTTTGCAATCCGTATCCCATGTAGAACTCATGAGATCCAACAACGTAAGCTTCCGAACCAAGGCCGAACAGTTTACTCTCCACCGCGTCCAGATTATGCTTCGGATCAAGCTTTTCCGCGAACACTTCATCCAAAGAATCCTTAAGGCGTTTGCGGGGAGTCATGCGATCAACCGGGTTATCCTTGAATCCATCTGGAACCCAAACATTGGTTACGCACGTCTGACCCAATTGTTCACCGAAATAAGCGCCGATGCGCCGAGAGGCCTTGCAGTGATCGATCCAGAACTTGCGAATCTCCGGGTCCGGATGACTGAGTGTGAAACCGTCGTTTGATTTCTCGTGGGAAAAGCAAGTCGGGTTAAAATCAAGACCCAATCCCTGCTCTTTGGCCCATTGCACCCATTTCTCATAATGCTTCGGTTCAATCTGATCCAGCTCCACTTTTTCGTCGGTATCCGTATAGATTGCATGCAGATTGACCTTATGCTTGCCGGGAATCAGCGAAAAGGCTTGTTCCAGATCGGACCGAAGTTCAGCAGGAGTAGTTGCAGCTCCCGGATATTGACCTGTAACGGAAATGCCTCCTGTCAACTCACCATCCTGGTTCAAAAAGCCTTTCACATCATCACCTTGCCAGCAATGCACAGATACTTTGATCTCTGCAAGCTTCTCCAATACCTCATCCGTATCAATTCCATGCTGGGCATATAACAATTTGGCCGCTTCATACGCTTGCTTGACTTGGTTATCCATTCGCAGACCCCTCCTCTTAACGTGTAAATGCTGCTGGTACACCGCCATCAATCGTCATCATGCATCCGGTTGTTTTCTCGGATTTGGAAGAAGCAAAGAATGCAATGCCTTCCGCAATATCTTTCGGATAAATATTCACGAGCAGTGTCGTACGCTTGCGGTAATACTCTTCCAGTTGATCGGGTTCGATACCGTACGCTGCCGCACGTTCATTTCGCCAGGAACCATTCCAGATTGCAGACCCTTGCAAAATTGCGTCAGGGAGGATCGTGTTGACACGAATGCCATATTCGCCGCCCTCAGCTGCAATACACCGGGCAAGGTGTGCTTCAAGAGCTTTGGCCGAGCTGTATGCGGAGGCACTTTTACCCGCATATACCGAGTTTTTGGACCCGATGAAGACCATACTGCCACCGATTCCCTGCTGTTTCATCAGCTTGAACGCTTCACGGGCAACGAGGAAGTACCCGGTACCCAGCACATTCATGTTGAGGTTCCATTCCTTCAGGGATGTCTCGTCAAATGGACTCGAAGTGGCAAGACCCGCATTATTAACGATAATGTCGACACCGCCATATTGTACAGCGACTTCAGCGTATGCCGACTGCACAGCTTCCTCATCCGTTACATCCATTTTCAGCGCATATGCACGATTCGCACCATATTGATCATTGATTTCCTGGGCTACTTTTTGAGCCCCTTCGAGATTCAGGTCAGCCAGAACGACGTGTGCTCCCTCGGATACCAGTCTGCGTGCAGTCTCGCTACCAATCCCGCCGGCACCGCCTGTAATAAACGCCACTTTGCGGGAAAATTCCGTCTCTGCCGGTGCGAGAGACAATTTATACAGTTCAAGCGGCCAGTATTCAACATTGTAGGATTCGTTTGCACTAAGGGATACAAATTTCCCCAAGCTTGTCGCACCTCGCATAACGGCAATGGCACGGTGATACAGTGCTCCGCTTACTTGCGACAGGGCCCAGCTCTTGCCGGTGTTGATCATGCCCACACCCGGGATGAGAATAACGCGTGGCGCTGCTTCAAACATGACATCGCCATCATTCTTGTTGCTTTCAAAATACTGTTTGTACTGCTCTTTGTAAGCAGCTACGCCTTCTGTCAGCTTGGCTTTCAGACCATCAATATCCTCAGCATCCGGCGTCCAGTCAATGAACAACGGAACGACTTTGGTATGTACCAGATGATCCGGGCAAGCCGCCCCCACCTGTGACAGCTCTGGTGAATTGGCACCACCTACAAAGGTAAGTACATCGTCCTGATCGTCATAGGACAGGATCATTTTTTTGCTATCGGATACTGCACCCCGAAGCGTTGGCATGATTTTGGCCACGATATCGCGCCGAACCTCAGCAGCAAGCGCTGGATGTTTAACGCCGCCAAACAAACTTCCTTCATCCACGCGAGCTTCAATGAACGCTTCCGCCTCATTGATAATCTTGATGGTCTGTGCGTAACATTCCTCGGATGTCTCTCCCCAAGTTACGAGTCCATGCTTCTCCATCAGTACCAGTTCTGCATTTGGATTCGCGAATACGCTTTCAGCAATCATCTTGGATAGTGTAAAGCCAGGACGAACATAAGGAACCCATACAAAACGGTCTCCATAAATTTCTCTTGCTAACTCTTTGCCGTTATCTGCGCAACACAGACTGATAATTGCATCCGGGTGTGTGTGATCCACATGTTTATATGGAAGGAACGCATGCAACAAGGTCTCGATTGAAGCACGTGGGTGCTTAGAATCAATCATGCAATGCCCCAGATATTCAACCATCTCTTCATCAGTCATTGATTCACGTTCAATCAGAGGACGAATGTCTTCCAGAGCCAGGCCCGTAAAATGCTTCGCCTGCATTGAGCCCAAGTCAGATCCGCTTCCTTTCACATACATGACTTCTACATCGCGCCCACGAAAATCCTTCACTGTCGTTTTGGTAGACGTGTTTCCTCCATAGATGTTGCATACACTTCGGTCTGCGCCAATCAGATTGGATCGGTAAACCAGCTGCTCGAGTCCTGTTGTTTTCTCAGAAGCCTGTGACGTATTCCATAAACTCTGTACCATTCGTTTCCCTCCGATAATGTTTGTTTTATTCCTAATCAGAGTTTATCATCTTTGTTTTGTTTTGAAAACAATAGATTTTAAATATAAACGGAAAAATTCAAAAGGTTAGTGTCCCTGCGAATGTTGGAACGACTGTATTACTTACTCTACTTAAGCCCCGTTACTTGAATAACTTATACCAGTATAGAGTGGTTTCAATATTAGGATTAGATGACTGCTTTAGTGTGTCAACTCCACCTAGGATGAATCCTTGTTTCACATAAAATCTGCATGCACCAAGATTATCATCTTGTGCTTCCAAGGACATTCCTATAAGTTTTCTTTGTTTTGCCCACTCTTCTGCTTTATTTATGAGCAACGTCCCCACTCCACTGCCTCTATAATCTTTTTTAATAGCAATGTTTTCAATATAACAGAATCGATTCCAATCCTTAATGATTCTAATTTGCCCGATGCAAGTATTATTCATATAAGCTAAAAACAAAGTTTTATCCTCTCGGTTTATATATTGGCTCCAATCAAGTTTGTCATCTGGAAAACGTATTTCTCTAGTTTCATCAAAAAGAACTTCTTTATAAGACCACCTTCCTGATTGTAAACTGGGGACAACTCTACCATATAACTTAAAATAATCATTTGTCGTATTAATATCCTCTATTAAGTCATTATTTAATGGAGAAATAATGAGTTTACTTTCACTACCCAATATTACACACTTCCTTTTATGATGTTTTGAAATTATTTTATTTAAGGATTTAAACCCGAGCTTATTCAACATTACTGCCCGTTAGCTGAATAAGCCTCTCTTTAAAGAATACCATAAAAAGTAAATTACTCCTTGTTATCATTAAAAGCAACATTCTTCACGAAAAAAGCCTAATAAAAAGACACTCTTACGTTGCCGTTAGAGTGTCTTAATGCAGCGGAAATGCAGTGGAATTTCAAAATGCCGCTTGAACCTCATCTATCCTTTACCTGGACAATACTGATATGAACAGGTATAGAATTAGAAGATTCCCGCTTTTTGAGAAGTGTTTTTAATTCCGTAAGTATCATTGACGACCGTATTGCCATAGCTCGTCAAGCTGCCATTAGGTCCTGTTGCCAAATCAAGATAGTTTAGTCCTGAGCTATTCCCGTACCAAGACCATGCAAGCCATCCTACCCCTTTTTCCTGACCATATTTCATTATTGCGTATTCATCGACATCTCCATTTGTATGATATCCTCCGAATTCTCCAATGATTAAGGCCAGCCCCTTGTTCAGCACACTTTCCATATTGGATTTGACGGTGGCCGCATCTTTGCCTGCATACTCATACATGTGAATGGAAAACACCGTATTTTTCTGCGAATCCGCGGGAAATACGCTTTGTCCGTAATCGACTATCGATTGAGGATACTGACCCCAGCCTGCTGCATCTACAATCAAGGTATTTTTAATACCTGCATTTCTTAATTTCGGAATAGCTTTTTTGTACCCGTCAGCCCAGGCGCTTCCATTCCATGTTCCGTACCACTCATTTGCAATATTTACGATAACCCGATCTTCCTTCCCGATCAGTGCTTCCTTGATGCTGATCCAGTAGTTGACCGCTGCATCCAACGAATTGTAATCATCTTTGCCAGTGGCATCGTGTACTTCAAGGACAGCGATCATCTTGTTCGCGTTTACGACATTAATGATGTTTTTTACGGAACTCAGATCATCTTTCGTGTACTGTGTACCGTTCGATAAAACAATTCGTACCGTATTGGCACCCGTTTTTGCGATCGCAGGGATAGCTGTGTTCAAATCATTTTTGAACCAGGAATGCCCATGATTAATTCCCCTCATGTAAAATGGTTTACCCGTAGAATCGTACAATTTGCCTCCATTCACGTAAAAACCTGAAGCTGCTGTCGCTTTGGGAGCCGCGCTCCCTAAAATGACGAGCATCAGTGCTGCAATGACGGTTAAGATTGTCCCCTTTTGCAACTTGATCATGGCATATAACCTCCTGAGTTTTTATATTTCAATTAACCCTGCACAAGGCAACAAGTTAACTAAAACCAATTTCTTAACCTAAAAAAGAAAGTTATAGAAGTATATAATAAAAAATTTGTTACTTTACCGTTTAAGTTATAAAAACATAATAAAATGAAAACGCTTACCAGTCAACATTTTCTTACTCTCTATGAAAAAAAAGAAATACCCGTCCAATGATGAAGAATTGAACGGGCATTTCTTTATTCAATGCAATTATTTTCGCCGTGCAAAATCAACAAACCTGAATTTGTCCGGACGATGCCGGGATTCCGTGAATTGAAAAGGACTTGCATCCTCCAGGTAGACCTGGCTGCGTACAACGACAACATTATGGAAACCTTCCAGATCCATCAGTCTTCGATCTTCTTCGGTAGGCTCTTCCACCAGGATTTCTTTCTTGGCAAAAGAAATGGACAATCCGAGCTGGTCCTCAATGTACTCGTAAATGGAGTCGTTGCAGATCTCTTTGCTTAATCCCGGAACGAGACGATGACTGATGTAGTCCTTGTCCAGAATGACGCGTTCTCCATCCACATTCCTTACACGAACAATTTTCCACACCTGTTCCCCCATTCCAAAATGAATGGTTTTAAACAAGGCTTGATCTACCTTTTCTTCCTCAAAGACCTCAACATGGGTCCTCGCCCGGTGTCCCATTTTCTTGGCCAGTTCCTTGAAGCTGACCAGACCCGAAATGGGAAAATCAATTTTGCGGATATCCAGTACAATGGAACCCTTGCCCTGAATTTTCTGAATATAACCTTCTTCATACAGCATTTTTAGTGCTTTGCGTATTGTCTCTCTGGACGTTTGATAGCTTTCGGATAAATCCAGTTCCGATGGCAGAAGCGAACCTGCCTTGATCTCTCCAGTCCGAATATGAGCTGCGATATCTTCATAGATTCGGATAAACTTGTTATTCATCATTCATCACCATAGTTCATTACCCTTTTTTATCATATTGGCAACCTATTATAGCATTATTAGGAGGGTTAATGCACTTGATGGCTCTATCAGCATCAGCTGATGAATGGATGTTTACAAGGAGTGACTCAGAAACCACTTGTACAGATCTGGATTACTGTATGTCTCATCCCAAGCATTATGGTTACCATCAGGATAGACTGTCAGCTTCACGTTTGCATTTAGCGCTTCAAGGGCATCAACAATCCCTTGTGATTCCGAGAGAGGAACAACATCGTCCTTGGCACCATGAAATGCCCAGATTGGCACATTACGCAAGGCTTCCGCTTTAGATGGATCTATTCCCCCGCACACAGGGGCCACAGCAGCAAATACGTCGGGATAGTCGATGGGCAGATGCCAAGCCCCGTAACCGCCCATGCTTAATCCCGTAAGATATACTCTCTTCGGATCTGCAGGATAGTTCTCCAGCACATGTTCGACAATGGCATGTAGGGCTTCCTTTTCCATGGCCCAGAATTCATCCTCCGGACATTGAGGCGATATGACGATAAACGGAAAGCTCTTGTCCTGATCAACCATATTTGGAAGCCCGTTCGCTTTCACCTTATTCAAATCACTACCGCGTTCGCCTGATCCGTGAAGAAACAGAATAATAGGCCACTTCTGGTCTGCTGATTGGTCTTCCGTATCAGGAATGTGCAGCAAGTAGTCCAATGTCAACGTTTTGGTTATTTCCTTGACTATTCGATGCCCGGTCTGGGTCATATCGGTTCCCTCACTTCTATTCTCTAATCTTCCGTAACGCTTCGTCCAGAGCACCAACTACCTTGTCACACCAAACGTCAAATTCAGGATCTTCAGTCTGTAACTCAGGGTGTGCCAGCATATACTGTATCGTTTTCCGGATTCCCTGATCTGCTCTTGTTGTTGCTACAAATTCAGGTACAAGCCTCTTGAGTTTGCTATTGTCGAATACCACCGTGTTGGCCTTATCTCCAAGCAAACCGCCGCGAAGATCCTGATCACTGCAAGCAGCCAAAAATTCCGAAGGTACGTGAACCGCATTCAGTTGGACACCAAGCACGCCTGCGATCATTTCATAGATTTGATTCCACGTCACAGACTCGTCCGAGGTGATATGTACAGACTCACCAATGGCATGAATATTTCCCATGAGACCGATAAACCCTTTGGCAAAATCACTGTTATGCGTAATGGTCCAAAGGGATGTGCCATCACCGTGAATGATGACGGGTTTGCCTTCGCGAATGCGCTTGAGAACCTGCCAGCTGCCTTTGGCTCCATGCACGCCCAGAGGTACAGACAGATCTCCATACGTATGGCTTGGACGTACAATTGTCACCGGAAATCCATGTTCCCGGTACTGCTTCATCAGATAATCTTCACAGGCGATCTTATTGCGTGAATACTCCCAGTAAGGATTGGACAATGGTGTTCCTTCCGTAATACGATAGTCGGCAAGCGGTGTCTGATAAGCGGATGCCGAGCTTATGAATATGAACTGTTTGGTTTTGTCTTTGAATAAACGATAGTCCCTCTCAAGCTGTGACGGTACAAAAGCTATAAAGTCTGCAACGACATCGAATTCCAGCTCCGCAATCAGATCCGCCACCCGTTCTTCATCGTTGATGTCGGCCTGCAGCACGTTCACTTCCGCAGGCAGAGCATCATTACGATTGCCGCGATTGATCAAATAAAGCTCACAACCCTGACTGGCGAGCTGATGCGTAATTGCTGTACTGATTGTACCCGTTCCTCCAATAAATAGCGCTTTCATATTAGGCCACCTCCAGATGGAATGTCTCACAAGTCCATGATAGCACGCATGCAAAAGAGGAGCAAAGCCAGCTTGTCACTGACCCTGCTCCTCTCGTTTTAAACGACCTTAATCGTTCCGTATATCATGTACATGCCGCAGTGAATTTCATATTCTCCAGGCTGCAAATTTTCATCAACCGTGTAGTAGTTGTCTCCTTTTTGCATGTACAAATCCATTCCCAGATCTTGTGAACCAACCGATTTCACATGGGTGACCGACCGGGTAAGAATAAAATTAATCTTGGTGGGAACTCCGGACTTAACCTCAATCACCCCAGGCTCAAATCCGTCATTACTCACATTGACATCAATGACTTCATAACCTTCCAAATCCTCAGGCGTCTCCGCTTGTGCCGTGACTGAGCTTCCTGCACCTGGAGACATGTCCTTGCCCATGAAATAAACGAGAAATGATCCGAGTAATACAATTACAGCAAGGCCCAGCGTAAGCCACGGCCACATTTTCTTGATCGAGCTATTCATATCAGCATGCCTCTTTTCCTGAAATAAAAGTACAGCCTATATCATACCTTAAGCCGCTGCAGATGAAAATGGCTCCTATGGGCCATGTCAGATCATACTTAGCAAGAGAGGAGGGTATCTCCACATTAAACTTCATTTAATAGGAAAAAGCCTGATTGCTCAGGCTTCTCTATGTTTATATTCATTTCCATAAAAACTCTTGCGCATCCCCAGCTTACTAGGTTAGTTAAGAGGAATACTGGGGTGTGCTTCGACTGCGTTTCAGCCGCATTTTATATAACTCCGGCAGTCCTACGCCGATTAGAACTACAATAACGCCAAACCATTGCAGTCCGCTGACATGCTCATGAAGTACAATGGATGATAACAGCACCGCAACCGGAAGTTCTACCGCACCCAGAATACCTGCCATATCGCCCCCAATATGAGGAACCCCTATGGCGAACAGGACTGGCGGAATGAAAGCTCCGAAGAAACCGAGCAGTAAACCGAACACCAGCAGCTGGCTCCAGATCAGTCCGTTAAACAGGAATGTCGGCGGGAACAGAATACAGAGCAGAATCAACCCGCCAGTAACCATCCACGCGCTGCGAAAAGCAGGATGTGCCGATGGAACCGCTTTGCCGCTGAACAGTACAAACAGTGAATAACTCACAGCCGCCATTAATCCAAGTGCAATGCCGAGACCGTTAAATTCGCTCAGCCCCTGTTCCAGGAATCCTGCAGCAAGGAGCGTGCCTCCGAACAGGATAATCAGTGTGAGGAAGGTTACTTTGTCTGGACGTTGGCGTTTG contains these protein-coding regions:
- a CDS encoding cupredoxin domain-containing protein; the protein is MNSSIKKMWPWLTLGLAVIVLLGSFLVYFMGKDMSPGAGSSVTAQAETPEDLEGYEVIDVNVSNDGFEPGVIEVKSGVPTKINFILTRSVTHVKSVGSQDLGMDLYMQKGDNYYTVDENLQPGEYEIHCGMYMIYGTIKVV
- the treR gene encoding trehalose operon repressor; amino-acid sequence: MNNKFIRIYEDIAAHIRTGEIKAGSLLPSELDLSESYQTSRETIRKALKMLYEEGYIQKIQGKGSIVLDIRKIDFPISGLVSFKELAKKMGHRARTHVEVFEEEKVDQALFKTIHFGMGEQVWKIVRVRNVDGERVILDKDYISHRLVPGLSKEICNDSIYEYIEDQLGLSISFAKKEILVEEPTEEDRRLMDLEGFHNVVVVRSQVYLEDASPFQFTESRHRPDKFRFVDFARRK
- a CDS encoding EamA family transporter, coding for MKYYLSVLAGAMSYGILSTIVVLAYGEGYQLGEVVGSQLVTGFILSWLLALYTKFKTKRRSQTDSKTSAAATRVFTRLTWKQRLLLMAAGTPTVITGLVYYQSLRYIPASLAIILLFQFTWISVLIQAVSKRQRPDKVTFLTLIILFGGTLLAAGFLEQGLSEFNGLGIALGLMAAVSYSLFVLFSGKAVPSAHPAFRSAWMVTGGLILLCILFPPTFLFNGLIWSQLLVFGLLLGFFGAFIPPVLFAIGVPHIGGDMAGILGAVELPVAVLLSSIVLHEHVSGLQWFGVIVVLIGVGLPELYKMRLKRSRSTPQYSS
- a CDS encoding SDR family oxidoreductase — protein: MKALFIGGTGTISTAITHQLASQGCELYLINRGNRNDALPAEVNVLQADINDEERVADLIAELEFDVVADFIAFVPSQLERDYRLFKDKTKQFIFISSASAYQTPLADYRITEGTPLSNPYWEYSRNKIACEDYLMKQYREHGFPVTIVRPSHTYGDLSVPLGVHGAKGSWQVLKRIREGKPVIIHGDGTSLWTITHNSDFAKGFIGLMGNIHAIGESVHITSDESVTWNQIYEMIAGVLGVQLNAVHVPSEFLAACSDQDLRGGLLGDKANTVVFDNSKLKRLVPEFVATTRADQGIRKTIQYMLAHPELQTEDPEFDVWCDKVVGALDEALRKIRE
- a CDS encoding prolyl oligopeptidase family serine peptidase, whose product is MTQTGHRIVKEITKTLTLDYLLHIPDTEDQSADQKWPIILFLHGSGERGSDLNKVKANGLPNMVDQDKSFPFIVISPQCPEDEFWAMEKEALHAIVEHVLENYPADPKRVYLTGLSMGGYGAWHLPIDYPDVFAAVAPVCGGIDPSKAEALRNVPIWAFHGAKDDVVPLSESQGIVDALEALNANVKLTVYPDGNHNAWDETYSNPDLYKWFLSHSL